Proteins from a single region of Leuconostoc gasicomitatum LMG 18811:
- a CDS encoding MarR family winged helix-turn-helix transcriptional regulator encodes MDDREIFEELTTLVHQPAIWFVARSLYGQRGNQRPDNSRRLLRVLAETDNDLTAGVIADILAIRPASVTQIIKKLENDGYIQRVKDTNDARVVRVKITSEGQKHLQLLDNKQIDFQAELFEIFDDDEREQFGESLRKLNQHVMSDAYLTNMRSKMDKHLQHHFDHFVDTTRLQKFRKDQTAYRKRIEEHQLRSFFNRDKHEDF; translated from the coding sequence ATGGACGATAGAGAAATATTTGAAGAACTAACAACTTTAGTTCATCAACCAGCGATTTGGTTTGTGGCGCGCAGTCTGTACGGTCAGCGCGGGAATCAGCGCCCAGACAATAGTCGGCGCTTACTTCGTGTTTTAGCGGAAACAGACAATGATTTAACAGCCGGTGTCATTGCTGATATTTTGGCTATACGACCAGCGTCGGTGACGCAAATTATTAAAAAATTAGAAAACGATGGGTATATTCAGCGTGTGAAAGACACAAATGATGCGCGTGTCGTGCGTGTCAAAATCACTTCTGAAGGACAAAAACATTTACAGCTATTAGACAACAAGCAAATTGATTTTCAAGCAGAATTGTTCGAAATTTTTGATGATGATGAACGCGAACAGTTTGGCGAAAGTTTACGTAAATTAAATCAACATGTTATGTCGGATGCATACTTGACCAACATGCGTAGCAAAATGGACAAACATTTACAACATCATTTTGACCACTTTGTTGATACAACGCGTCTACAGAAGTTTCGTAAAGATCAAACGGCATACCGTAAACGAATAGAAGAACATCAACTAAGAAGTTTTTTTAATCGTGACAAGCATGAAGATTTT
- a CDS encoding ABC transporter permease, with the protein MRFLTKKLIRTVFKNWTQFFSVFLMAFLSILFYAGLEGTWNGMQQNINSYTIKTNLADTTLQTSSLTSNEVTKIKNLNNISQSSVQTNISTTTNLQSHKRYLSLYTPGNQNVSQIHQLNGQKINSNSNGLYLNEKFAKKNNLNKGSFISINYNDRLVKLKIVGLINSPDKMYYTGSNDFISPQEQNYGYGFISENTLTTQFHLPLLNNVINLKNRNNIQLENQIRKIVGNKYITLQTRQSDVGISTAVDRVGQIHNLSVLFSVIFILLAVLAMYTTIRKIIDQQQHDMSTLQSLGYSNVILSVYYSMYGLFVGIIGAIAGILSAPLLSNFVMQSQKPMFSLPDWKIAYTMTPIYVALGVILICIVSALLAAQVNKGLMPAQAFSKGSTAKIGKRVWMENLPHVWHKIPFGNRWSIRDNLGNKVQMIMGLIGVIGGLALVMTGFGTKNAMLNQVNQTYGNEYTYTKKVNLSHMASQSEINQITNQINGSKIEVVYTSLSPNAQFDRPLTILSPGSQINLKTLTHQKIDNGGVYVSEGIAKAAKIKLNDTIKLRPSFSNRTLELKVKGIVKSHAPQGIYLTQQTWENQGMPFKATAILTNQTNLSQSIANSSTVTQVVSLTEQKQNAEAMVSNLNSIFLMVQVFGILLTIVILYNLGSLSFTERSRSYATLEILGFSRKKIRNLTIIENLTITTIGWLLGMPFGYWFLSKYVTTFNTSQIIYYPYITHTSIILASVIVIAASLSTIVMIGKRLQQLDMISSTKGVE; encoded by the coding sequence ATGAGATTTTTAACTAAAAAATTAATTAGAACTGTTTTTAAAAACTGGACACAATTTTTTTCTGTCTTTTTGATGGCTTTTCTAAGTATACTTTTCTATGCTGGATTAGAGGGTACTTGGAATGGTATGCAGCAAAATATTAATAGCTACACGATAAAAACTAATTTGGCTGATACTACTTTACAAACAAGTAGTTTAACTAGCAATGAAGTAACTAAAATTAAAAATCTAAATAATATTTCTCAGTCTTCAGTTCAGACTAATATTAGTACAACTACAAATTTACAAAGTCATAAGCGATACTTATCATTGTATACACCTGGTAATCAGAATGTTTCTCAAATACACCAATTAAATGGTCAAAAAATCAATTCAAACTCAAATGGTTTATATTTGAATGAAAAATTTGCAAAAAAGAATAATTTAAACAAAGGATCTTTTATTAGTATTAATTATAATGATCGTTTAGTTAAGTTAAAAATTGTTGGCTTAATCAATTCGCCCGATAAAATGTACTACACTGGTTCAAATGATTTTATTTCACCCCAAGAACAAAATTATGGTTATGGTTTTATCAGTGAAAACACATTAACAACACAATTCCACTTGCCATTACTAAACAATGTAATCAATCTTAAAAACAGAAATAATATTCAATTAGAAAACCAAATCAGAAAAATTGTTGGTAATAAGTATATAACATTACAAACAAGACAATCAGATGTAGGAATTTCAACAGCCGTTGATCGAGTCGGACAAATCCATAATCTTTCTGTTTTGTTCTCAGTTATTTTCATTTTATTAGCTGTATTGGCAATGTATACAACAATTCGCAAGATTATTGACCAACAACAACATGACATGTCCACGTTACAATCACTAGGATATTCTAATGTTATACTATCAGTTTACTATTCAATGTATGGATTATTTGTTGGTATCATTGGGGCTATAGCAGGCATATTAAGTGCGCCATTATTGTCTAATTTTGTCATGCAGTCACAAAAACCTATGTTCTCATTACCCGATTGGAAAATTGCTTATACAATGACACCAATTTACGTGGCCTTAGGTGTCATTCTGATTTGTATTGTGTCGGCGCTGTTAGCGGCACAAGTCAATAAAGGGCTCATGCCGGCACAAGCCTTTAGTAAAGGTAGTACTGCTAAAATAGGAAAACGCGTCTGGATGGAAAATTTGCCACATGTTTGGCATAAAATTCCCTTTGGTAACCGCTGGTCTATTAGAGATAATCTAGGTAATAAAGTACAAATGATAATGGGGTTAATTGGGGTTATTGGTGGACTAGCCTTGGTAATGACAGGATTTGGTACCAAAAATGCTATGCTTAATCAAGTTAATCAGACCTACGGTAATGAATATACCTATACTAAAAAAGTTAATCTTAGTCATATGGCCAGTCAATCCGAAATTAATCAAATTACAAATCAAATTAATGGATCGAAAATTGAAGTTGTTTATACTAGTTTATCACCAAATGCGCAGTTTGATCGTCCGTTGACAATACTGAGTCCAGGGTCACAAATTAATTTAAAAACACTCACGCATCAAAAAATCGATAACGGAGGTGTTTATGTTAGTGAAGGTATTGCGAAGGCAGCTAAAATTAAACTTAATGACACAATAAAATTACGTCCATCATTCAGTAATAGAACTTTAGAGTTAAAAGTGAAGGGTATTGTAAAGTCTCATGCGCCTCAAGGAATTTATTTAACACAACAAACTTGGGAAAATCAGGGGATGCCATTTAAAGCCACGGCAATTTTAACTAATCAAACTAATCTTAGTCAATCTATAGCAAATAGTTCTACTGTAACTCAAGTTGTTAGTTTAACAGAGCAAAAACAAAATGCAGAAGCTATGGTCAGTAATCTAAATAGCATTTTCCTTATGGTTCAAGTTTTTGGCATTCTTTTGACCATTGTTATTCTATACAATTTAGGTTCTCTAAGTTTCACAGAAAGATCTCGAAGTTATGCAACACTGGAAATATTAGGTTTCTCACGTAAAAAAATAAGAAACTTAACAATTATTGAGAACCTCACCATTACGACAATTGGTTGGCTCTTAGGCATGCCATTTGGATATTGGTTCCTGTCAAAATATGTGACAACATTTAATACTAGTCAGATTATTTATTATCCATACATTACTCATACTAGTATTATATTAGCTTCTGTTATTGTTATTGCTGCATCTCTGTCAACAATAGTCATGATAGGCAAAAGATTGCAACAATTAGATATGATTTCCTCAACAAAAGGCGTTGAATAA
- a CDS encoding winged helix-turn-helix transcriptional regulator, with protein MDNHILNECPIQPVVDILSGKWTSYILWEIYNKNNHYGSIKKQLPGISTRTLAVRLKFLESKGILNRTVFNTNPPTVTYDLTNKGLTLAPILKSMKAWSELYQ; from the coding sequence ATGGATAATCATATTCTTAACGAATGCCCTATTCAACCCGTAGTTGATATACTTAGTGGCAAATGGACATCATATATTTTATGGGAAATTTATAACAAAAATAATCATTATGGTAGTATTAAAAAACAATTACCTGGTATTAGTACAAGAACTTTAGCCGTTAGACTTAAATTTTTAGAAAGTAAAGGCATTCTAAATCGTACCGTATTCAATACAAATCCACCAACCGTAACTTACGATTTAACCAATAAAGGTTTAACTCTTGCACCTATCCTAAAATCAATGAAAGCATGGTCAGAATTGTATCAATAA
- a CDS encoding MerR family transcriptional regulator, translating to MTHPDEVVTFTIGQVANLKKISTYTLRYYDEKGLLPKVMRDQNGTRHFTREDLQWLDMIKCLKNTGMSLEQIKYFVDSTYQGAKTLEQRIELLKNQVKKINLTILEQQSYIEQINKKIKVLTNEK from the coding sequence ATGACACATCCAGATGAAGTAGTGACATTTACTATTGGACAGGTTGCCAATTTAAAAAAGATTAGTACGTACACATTAAGATATTATGATGAGAAGGGGCTATTGCCAAAAGTTATGCGCGACCAAAATGGCACACGTCACTTTACAAGAGAAGATTTACAGTGGCTTGATATGATTAAATGTTTAAAAAACACTGGTATGTCCTTGGAACAAATCAAATATTTTGTTGATTCAACATATCAAGGCGCAAAAACATTAGAACAACGAATCGAATTGTTAAAAAATCAGGTAAAAAAAATAAACTTAACAATCTTAGAACAACAAAGTTATATTGAACAAATTAATAAAAAAATTAAAGTTTTGACTAATGAAAAATAA
- a CDS encoding MarR family winged helix-turn-helix transcriptional regulator gives MIEFNNSNAELERHLCFSIYELSRSIQRMYQPFLNELNLTYPQYLVLVALYEHDNSKVSALGEILDLNYGTLSPLLSRMEKQKLIQRTRSLDDTRVVYIGLLPHGKDIREQAFTLPQQLVSKSGLNDDEWHEFSMLSMKVFHNLSK, from the coding sequence ATGATTGAATTTAATAATAGCAATGCAGAGTTAGAGAGACATTTATGTTTTTCAATCTATGAACTATCTAGATCTATTCAAAGAATGTATCAGCCTTTTTTAAATGAACTTAATTTGACATATCCACAATATTTAGTTTTAGTAGCATTGTATGAGCATGATAATAGTAAAGTTAGTGCACTCGGAGAAATACTAGATTTAAATTATGGTACTTTATCGCCATTATTGTCTCGTATGGAAAAGCAAAAGTTAATTCAGCGTACGCGATCACTTGATGACACACGAGTCGTTTATATTGGACTATTACCACATGGTAAAGATATAAGAGAACAAGCTTTTACCTTACCCCAACAACTTGTATCAAAAAGCGGACTGAATGATGATGAGTGGCATGAATTTTCAATGTTATCAATGAAAGTTTTCCATAATCTTTCCAAATAA
- a CDS encoding dihydrolipoyl dehydrogenase family protein gives MDFDVLFIGSGQAAWNGAVPMSNNGLKVAVVEEAQYGGVCSNRGCNAKIILDHPIDLLEQVKSLQNRGLDGVPALNWQDLMAHKHELITNQNYHNKERLVANNITTIDGSAKFIDRHTVQVNGKQYTSEKIVIATGLRPNRVNIPGADLFNDSTNFLSINKMPDHITILGAGFVALEFAAIASAAGAKVDVIARSNRILKDFPNKYVNKIVSIMKKQGIRFIQSTVVEQATKENELIVLKGNNGFSLSTNYVLDATGRVPNVEKLNLEKIGITYTPQGIVVNDLLQTSIDNVYAAGDIIDKKMPKLTPVAAFESRYLADQFIKNTTVSIDYPTVSTILFTSPRLAQVGVNLDEALAHPDLFDVENFDYNKDWYRQKSNESNGELTLIFNKERQLVGAIELSVNAENTINTLVPYIELKLNTQQLNRLIYLFPSIEYTTQRRLSLV, from the coding sequence ATGGATTTTGATGTATTATTTATTGGTAGTGGACAGGCTGCATGGAATGGTGCAGTACCAATGTCTAACAATGGGCTAAAAGTAGCTGTTGTTGAGGAAGCGCAATACGGAGGTGTTTGTTCTAACAGAGGGTGCAATGCAAAAATAATATTAGATCATCCAATCGATTTATTAGAGCAAGTCAAATCATTACAAAATCGTGGTTTGGATGGTGTACCTGCACTTAACTGGCAAGACCTTATGGCGCACAAACATGAATTAATCACTAATCAGAATTATCATAACAAAGAAAGATTAGTCGCTAATAATATTACGACAATTGATGGTTCAGCAAAATTTATTGATCGGCATACTGTGCAAGTGAATGGTAAGCAATACACATCTGAAAAAATAGTCATTGCCACAGGTCTTAGACCAAATCGCGTCAACATACCTGGTGCTGATCTATTTAACGACAGCACAAATTTCTTATCTATTAATAAAATGCCTGATCACATCACCATTTTAGGCGCTGGTTTTGTTGCGTTAGAATTTGCGGCGATTGCAAGTGCGGCAGGTGCTAAGGTAGATGTTATTGCCCGTAGTAATCGTATTTTAAAAGATTTCCCAAATAAATATGTTAATAAAATTGTGTCCATTATGAAAAAACAGGGCATCAGATTTATACAATCAACGGTAGTCGAACAAGCGACAAAAGAGAATGAGTTAATCGTTTTAAAAGGGAATAATGGTTTTTCATTGTCTACTAATTATGTCTTAGATGCCACTGGCAGAGTACCAAACGTAGAAAAACTGAATTTAGAAAAAATTGGAATAACTTATACACCACAGGGTATTGTTGTCAATGATTTGTTACAAACAAGCATTGATAACGTGTACGCTGCCGGAGATATTATTGATAAAAAAATGCCAAAATTAACACCGGTAGCAGCTTTTGAATCACGTTATCTTGCTGATCAATTTATTAAAAACACCACAGTGTCTATTGATTATCCAACAGTTAGTACAATATTATTCACGTCTCCTCGCCTTGCTCAAGTAGGTGTGAATTTGGATGAGGCGCTAGCACACCCTGATTTATTCGATGTAGAAAATTTTGATTATAATAAGGATTGGTATCGCCAAAAAAGTAATGAAAGTAATGGCGAATTAACCCTGATATTTAACAAAGAAAGACAGCTTGTTGGGGCGATTGAATTATCAGTTAATGCAGAAAACACCATTAATACGCTAGTACCCTATATTGAATTAAAATTAAATACACAACAGTTAAATCGATTGATTTATCTTTTCCCATCAATAGAATATACGACACAAAGGCGACTATCGCTTGTTTAA
- a CDS encoding ABC transporter ATP-binding protein — translation MNTGENTMLSLKHISKTYRNGSEITHALNDVSFDIEANQLTVILGPSGSGKSTALNILGGMDRPTTGTVSYNNYDINTESDAQLTQYRKDIVGFVFQFYNLISNLTVFENVAISAQLKDKKYQDVSEYYLKKVDLLKRKNNFPDQLSGGEMQRVSIARALAKQPKILLCDEPTGALDTETSQKVFKILKDSTSKDTAVVIVTHNPLVAKIADCVIKIKDGQVEKITNNINPLEVEEVDWG, via the coding sequence ATGAATACCGGAGAAAATACAATGCTTAGTTTGAAACATATTAGTAAGACCTATAGAAATGGGTCAGAAATAACACACGCGCTAAATGATGTCAGTTTTGACATTGAAGCAAACCAATTAACTGTTATATTAGGTCCTAGTGGCTCTGGAAAGAGTACAGCTTTAAATATTTTAGGTGGCATGGATCGACCTACCACAGGCACTGTTTCCTACAATAATTATGATATTAATACTGAATCAGATGCGCAACTCACACAATACCGAAAAGATATTGTTGGATTTGTGTTTCAATTCTACAACCTAATCTCTAATTTAACCGTATTTGAAAACGTTGCAATTTCAGCTCAACTTAAAGACAAAAAATACCAAGATGTAAGTGAATACTACCTAAAAAAAGTAGATCTATTAAAGAGAAAAAATAATTTTCCGGATCAATTATCTGGTGGGGAAATGCAACGTGTTTCAATTGCACGAGCGCTAGCAAAACAGCCTAAAATTTTACTTTGCGATGAACCGACAGGAGCACTAGACACTGAAACCTCCCAAAAAGTATTTAAGATTTTAAAAGACAGCACAAGTAAAGACACCGCGGTAGTCATTGTGACTCATAATCCCTTAGTAGCAAAGATTGCTGATTGCGTGATTAAAATTAAAGATGGACAAGTTGAAAAGATTACTAACAATATAAATCCATTAGAAGTTGAAGAGGTGGATTGGGGATGA